The following proteins come from a genomic window of Gimesia chilikensis:
- a CDS encoding DUF6368 family protein codes for MAGPAAGIILPEPLSQVQKNDIFLYLESIASQIRGKYDYSIEERPFLYTEGPETDGTLEVYIEEAVPEVIGWIPQDSISFAAMCNSEQDHRILGELCLYFAREFEGLVDFGAALGELAEVKGTLFKIPYEQQNGFNLFYHIGDTAFMEYWLQHPGFHMIK; via the coding sequence ATGGCAGGTCCCGCTGCAGGCATTATCCTGCCTGAGCCTCTATCTCAAGTGCAAAAGAACGACATTTTTCTGTATCTGGAGAGTATTGCCTCTCAGATTCGTGGGAAGTACGACTACTCGATTGAAGAACGCCCCTTCCTCTATACAGAGGGACCGGAAACGGATGGCACACTCGAAGTCTACATCGAGGAAGCGGTCCCGGAAGTGATTGGCTGGATCCCGCAGGATTCCATCAGTTTCGCAGCCATGTGCAATTCGGAGCAGGATCATCGGATTCTGGGAGAACTCTGTCTATACTTTGCCAGAGAATTTGAGGGGCTCGTTGACTTTGGTGCCGCGTTAGGAGAACTGGCTGAAGTCAAAGGCACACTTTTCAAAATTCCTTACGAACAGCAAAACGGTTTCAACCTGTTCTACCACATCGGCGATACTGCATTCATGGAATACTGGCTGCAGCACCCCGGCTTTCACATGATCAAATAG
- a CDS encoding RraA family protein, whose amino-acid sequence MNNPTPETITLDMMRESLYSAIVCDALDSIGLTNQSPRKELFPMTVEDVVVGRCKTSLWADMYHADPSPYELELKGVDSINADEIFIAAASGSMRSGIWGELLSTAVKHRGCCGAIIDGAVRDVRQMREMSFPVWAVGTSPYDSKDRQRIIDLDIPVEIGGVVFSPGDLVIADVDGIVVVPQEVEDKVIRLAWQKVHEENTFRDSIKAGMSATEAFAKYGIL is encoded by the coding sequence ATGAATAATCCGACCCCTGAAACAATCACGCTGGATATGATGCGGGAATCCCTCTATTCGGCCATCGTCTGTGATGCCCTGGATTCCATCGGCCTGACCAACCAGTCTCCCCGCAAGGAGCTTTTTCCGATGACGGTTGAGGATGTTGTCGTGGGTCGCTGTAAAACCAGTCTCTGGGCCGACATGTACCACGCGGACCCCAGCCCTTACGAACTGGAACTCAAAGGTGTCGACTCCATTAACGCGGATGAAATCTTCATCGCCGCGGCCAGCGGTTCGATGCGGTCGGGCATCTGGGGCGAACTTCTCTCCACCGCCGTAAAGCACCGGGGCTGCTGCGGAGCGATCATTGATGGCGCCGTTCGCGATGTCCGTCAGATGCGGGAAATGTCCTTCCCTGTCTGGGCCGTCGGCACATCCCCTTATGACAGCAAAGACCGCCAGCGGATTATCGACCTCGACATTCCCGTCGAGATCGGTGGTGTCGTCTTCTCCCCTGGTGACCTGGTGATCGCTGACGTGGATGGCATTGTGGTCGTCCCTCAGGAAGTCGAAGACAAAGTCATTCGTCTCGCCTGGCAGAAGGTACACGAAGAAAACACGTTCCGCGACAGCATCAAGGCCGGCATGTCTGCCACCGAAGCCTTCGCCAAATACGGCATCCTTTGA
- a CDS encoding NAD(P)/FAD-dependent oxidoreductase produces the protein MNQTSKELPRLVIIGGGFAGINVAKAFKNVAVEIDLIDKRNYHLFQPLLYQVATGELDPANIAAPIRKILWKQKNVHVALGKVTNIDFDKKIVHFDGGEMDYDYLVIATGAQQSYFGHDEFRVHAPGLKTIDDALEIRRRLFLAFEEAEWEADEESRRKKLTFVIVGGGPTGVELAGAVKEVATETLPKEFRNVHCDMARVILVDGGERLVGPMPEDLGKKAQEVLEKMGVEIHLQVHVNDVTSEGVVIGDETIPAENVFWAAGVQGQDLAKKLDVETDRGSRIVVNPDMSIPGHPEVFVVGDAAHATDAKTGKPVPGVAQGAIQTGRFVAEIIKQELQGNPPKERPAFSYYDKGSMAMIGRGNAIAAIGKVHYSGILGWISWNILHVMFLVGFRNRFKVMLDWLWNYIWKTRRSRLITGDPQVHIKRLYSERQKREEEKHRRLLQRKQDEEQ, from the coding sequence ATGAATCAGACTTCTAAGGAACTGCCACGGCTGGTCATCATCGGCGGAGGCTTCGCGGGCATCAACGTCGCCAAGGCATTCAAGAATGTCGCGGTGGAAATTGATCTGATCGACAAACGGAATTACCACCTGTTTCAGCCTCTGCTGTACCAGGTGGCAACCGGAGAACTTGATCCCGCGAATATCGCCGCGCCGATCCGCAAGATTCTCTGGAAACAGAAGAATGTGCACGTGGCCCTGGGCAAAGTCACTAACATTGACTTCGATAAAAAGATCGTCCATTTTGACGGGGGCGAAATGGACTACGATTACCTGGTCATCGCCACCGGTGCCCAGCAGTCCTACTTCGGGCATGACGAATTTCGTGTGCACGCGCCCGGTCTCAAAACGATTGACGATGCCCTGGAAATCCGTCGCCGCCTCTTCCTCGCATTCGAAGAAGCGGAATGGGAGGCCGATGAAGAGTCCCGCCGCAAAAAGCTGACCTTCGTTATCGTGGGGGGCGGACCGACGGGCGTCGAACTGGCGGGGGCCGTGAAAGAAGTCGCCACCGAAACGCTGCCGAAAGAATTCCGCAATGTCCACTGTGACATGGCCCGCGTGATTCTCGTCGATGGCGGTGAACGACTTGTGGGCCCCATGCCTGAAGATCTGGGCAAGAAAGCTCAGGAAGTACTCGAAAAAATGGGCGTCGAGATCCATTTGCAGGTGCATGTGAACGACGTCACTTCGGAAGGGGTCGTCATCGGCGACGAGACCATTCCCGCCGAGAACGTATTCTGGGCGGCGGGCGTCCAGGGACAGGACCTGGCTAAAAAACTGGACGTCGAGACCGATCGCGGCAGCCGGATTGTCGTCAATCCGGACATGTCAATCCCCGGTCATCCCGAAGTTTTCGTCGTAGGGGATGCGGCCCACGCGACCGATGCCAAAACCGGAAAGCCGGTCCCCGGCGTCGCCCAGGGTGCGATCCAGACGGGCCGTTTTGTTGCCGAGATCATCAAGCAGGAACTCCAGGGCAATCCGCCTAAAGAACGTCCCGCATTCAGCTATTACGACAAAGGTTCCATGGCGATGATTGGCCGGGGGAACGCGATCGCTGCGATCGGCAAGGTGCATTACAGCGGCATCCTGGGCTGGATCTCCTGGAATATCCTGCATGTGATGTTCCTCGTCGGGTTCCGTAACCGCTTCAAAGTCATGCTGGACTGGCTCTGGAACTACATCTGGAAGACCCGCCGCTCACGACTGATTACCGGCGATCCCCAGGTCCATATCAAACGCCTGTACTCGGAACGACAGAAACGCGAAGAGGAAAAACACCGACGCCTGCTGCAACGCAAGCAGGACGAGGAACAGTAA
- a CDS encoding mandelate racemase/muconate lactonizing enzyme family protein encodes MQITKIETSIAESIMPGLLLVRIHTSEGVVGCGETYYAPHAVAAMIHDWMSHYLMGKNPLDIEAHWRFLYERATNFGSRGTELRAISAIDLALWDIFGKVTSQPVWQLLGGCVQESIRTYNSCGGPSYGGTTEKESKHTWPGYGSVGNQGPLNDYWSAVNEPVELARSLLSEGYQALKVWTLDFAAHKTNGPLHITHEDITRALEPFQKIRDALGSNIELIIDGHGFFQLAPALRIAKRLQEYDILWAEDLLRIDCVDTLSDFRSKAGIPVAVSEMFNGPDDFRLALEKRAADFVMIDPTWVGGISQTRNITRLAQFYNIPVVMHDCTGPLTLLNGVHVAASSNNVAWQESLRAHLRILYPQLIDTPIEVEAGRIKIPQKPGLGVAWLPELFTPGTNQYRATTLT; translated from the coding sequence ATGCAGATCACGAAAATAGAAACGTCGATTGCCGAATCGATCATGCCCGGTCTGCTGCTGGTACGCATTCATACCAGCGAAGGCGTTGTCGGATGTGGCGAAACTTACTATGCACCGCATGCGGTAGCAGCGATGATCCACGACTGGATGTCACACTACCTGATGGGAAAGAATCCCCTCGATATCGAGGCTCACTGGCGGTTCCTGTATGAACGGGCAACGAACTTCGGCTCCCGGGGAACCGAGCTGCGGGCGATCTCGGCGATAGACCTCGCGCTGTGGGACATCTTCGGCAAGGTCACATCACAGCCGGTCTGGCAGTTGCTGGGTGGCTGTGTGCAGGAATCGATTCGCACTTACAACAGTTGCGGCGGCCCTTCTTATGGAGGCACCACCGAAAAAGAGAGCAAGCACACCTGGCCGGGTTACGGTTCGGTAGGGAACCAGGGTCCGCTGAATGACTACTGGTCCGCCGTCAATGAACCGGTGGAACTGGCACGGTCGCTGCTGTCAGAAGGTTATCAGGCTCTTAAAGTCTGGACGCTGGACTTTGCGGCGCACAAGACGAATGGGCCTCTGCACATCACACACGAAGACATTACGCGTGCACTGGAACCGTTTCAGAAAATCCGGGATGCGCTGGGAAGTAATATCGAACTGATTATCGACGGCCACGGGTTCTTTCAACTCGCGCCCGCGCTCCGCATCGCGAAACGACTGCAGGAATATGACATTCTCTGGGCCGAAGACCTGCTGCGGATTGACTGTGTGGATACGCTGAGCGACTTCCGCAGCAAAGCAGGAATTCCCGTTGCGGTGAGTGAAATGTTCAACGGCCCGGACGACTTTCGACTGGCACTGGAAAAACGGGCCGCTGACTTTGTGATGATCGATCCGACGTGGGTGGGCGGTATATCGCAGACGCGAAATATCACCCGTCTGGCGCAGTTCTATAACATTCCCGTGGTCATGCATGACTGCACCGGACCTTTGACTTTGCTCAACGGCGTGCACGTCGCCGCAAGTTCGAATAATGTGGCCTGGCAGGAAAGTCTGCGGGCCCACTTGCGGATTCTGTACCCTCAACTGATCGACACACCCATTGAAGTCGAAGCGGGGCGGATCAAGATTCCGCAGAAGCCGGGCCTGGGAGTCGCCTGGCTGCCTGAGCTGTTCACGCCGGGAACAAACCAGTATCGCGCGACGACGCTGACTTAG
- a CDS encoding M81 family metallopeptidase: MRVGILALQHESNTFIRTATTLVDFEHDVLATGDEIYPIFKKSAHEIGGFFAGLAETDLEVVPIFVARALPGGTITAETVDTLIDQMLAALKEAGPLDGLLVAPHGAGVSESERDLDGYWLSLVRDAVGPDLPIICTLDAHANVSQQMIDACNATIVYRTNPHIDQKDRGIEAARLMDRTLKGEVKPTQAACFVPLAINIERQHTSSEPCDSLYYVANKMLETPGVLSNSIILGFPYADVEEMGSGFIVVTDDNPTQARELADELGQTLINRRDEFKAHLIGIEDALDRAEQMEGPVCFLDMGDNIGGGSPADGTTILHAIKARRGPTSFACLYDPEAAQTAITAGPGIHLPELAMGGKTDDLHGEPLVANVTVISVHDGDFTEAEVRHGGKTEFHMGPTAVVQTDFGLTIMLNSHRTPPFSLGQLTSCNIHPGDYQILVAKGVQAPLAAYRPVCPNLIRVNTPGSTSADMEQFDYHYRRKPLFPFEPIN, from the coding sequence ATGCGTGTCGGAATCCTGGCCTTACAGCACGAATCAAATACGTTCATCCGGACCGCGACCACTCTGGTCGATTTCGAACATGATGTTCTGGCGACCGGCGACGAGATCTATCCGATCTTCAAAAAATCGGCCCATGAAATCGGCGGCTTCTTCGCGGGACTGGCGGAAACGGATCTGGAAGTGGTGCCGATCTTTGTGGCCCGGGCCTTACCGGGAGGAACGATTACTGCGGAAACCGTCGATACACTAATCGACCAGATGCTCGCGGCGCTGAAAGAGGCAGGACCCCTGGATGGTCTGCTGGTCGCACCGCATGGTGCAGGCGTGAGTGAGAGTGAACGTGATCTGGACGGGTACTGGCTCTCGCTGGTTCGCGACGCCGTCGGTCCGGATCTGCCCATCATCTGTACGCTGGATGCCCATGCGAATGTTTCCCAGCAGATGATCGATGCCTGTAATGCGACGATCGTTTACCGGACAAATCCGCACATCGATCAGAAGGACCGGGGAATTGAAGCGGCACGACTGATGGACCGGACTCTGAAAGGGGAGGTCAAACCAACACAGGCGGCCTGTTTTGTGCCCCTGGCGATAAACATCGAACGCCAGCATACCTCCTCTGAACCCTGTGACTCGCTGTATTATGTCGCCAACAAAATGCTGGAGACGCCCGGCGTGCTCTCGAACAGTATTATCCTGGGTTTTCCTTACGCGGATGTCGAAGAGATGGGCTCGGGCTTCATTGTGGTGACCGACGACAATCCCACTCAGGCCCGGGAACTGGCCGATGAACTGGGACAGACGCTGATCAACCGCCGCGATGAATTCAAAGCGCACCTGATTGGCATCGAAGACGCACTCGACCGGGCAGAACAGATGGAGGGGCCGGTCTGCTTCCTGGATATGGGCGATAATATCGGCGGCGGTTCCCCGGCAGACGGGACCACGATTCTGCATGCGATCAAAGCCCGCCGAGGTCCAACCAGCTTCGCGTGTCTATACGATCCTGAGGCAGCACAAACGGCGATTACTGCCGGACCCGGAATTCATCTCCCTGAACTGGCGATGGGTGGAAAAACAGATGACCTGCATGGTGAGCCCCTGGTGGCGAATGTCACCGTCATTAGTGTGCATGATGGAGACTTCACGGAAGCGGAAGTCAGGCACGGAGGCAAAACCGAATTCCATATGGGACCGACGGCCGTGGTTCAGACCGATTTCGGCTTGACGATCATGCTCAACAGTCACCGCACGCCTCCATTCAGCCTGGGGCAGTTAACGTCCTGTAATATCCATCCGGGCGACTACCAGATTCTGGTCGCCAAGGGAGTTCAGGCTCCGCTGGCCGCTTATCGTCCGGTCTGCCCGAACCTGATTCGCGTCAACACGCCGGGCTCCACTTCAGCCGATATGGAACAGTTCGACTACCACTACCGTCGCAAGCCTTTGTTCCCGTTTGAACCGATCAATTAA
- a CDS encoding mechanosensitive ion channel family protein — MPALIRFFLILSMVAGGPSVSRGQEQEPAESAPAEPQPVEETVPAPKAVNVTPAALDADISRRLTHILEATEWFTEPEADVDEGVAFLTGTTDDEKYRTWAGELARNTQDVVAVVNRIQVRQPPLWDMSASFLPMREILRNTVRAIPTIIMALLILLLTWLSMLLCGWVADWTLLSRVENKLLKGVLRKALLLIVLLFGIYLVLQISGLTRLATTVIGGTGLIGLIIGIAFRDIAENFLASILISMQNPFRYGDLIEVEGVEGFVQRVNTRGTLLMTLEGNHVQIPNSIIYKSKIENFTSNPKVRLDFLIGVGYDVPLIEAQTLAKTTLGQHPAVLDDPEPLVLVENLAASTVNLRLYYWIDGHKHSVLKVNSALMRQVKTAFEEQGFSMPDDAREVIFPQGVPVQMQDAEQGLPMEPAPARLPARPRPVNLMDEETVSSAEGELTNEYNDIKRQSQQARDPEEDSTDLLADTPK, encoded by the coding sequence ATGCCTGCACTGATTCGGTTCTTTCTTATACTCAGCATGGTGGCAGGAGGTCCGTCGGTCAGCAGGGGGCAGGAACAGGAACCGGCAGAATCAGCGCCCGCGGAACCGCAGCCGGTTGAGGAGACCGTGCCGGCGCCGAAAGCGGTGAATGTCACACCCGCTGCCCTCGATGCAGATATTTCGCGACGACTGACTCACATTCTGGAAGCAACAGAATGGTTTACCGAACCGGAAGCAGACGTCGATGAGGGAGTCGCCTTTCTCACGGGAACGACTGACGATGAAAAGTACCGCACCTGGGCCGGGGAACTGGCGCGGAATACTCAGGATGTCGTGGCGGTGGTCAACCGGATTCAGGTGAGACAGCCGCCTCTGTGGGACATGAGCGCGTCATTTTTGCCAATGCGGGAGATACTGCGGAACACGGTGCGCGCGATTCCGACTATCATCATGGCACTCTTGATCCTGCTGCTGACCTGGCTGAGTATGCTGCTCTGCGGCTGGGTGGCGGATTGGACATTGCTGAGTCGCGTGGAAAATAAGCTGTTGAAAGGGGTACTGCGGAAAGCGCTGCTGTTGATTGTCCTGCTGTTCGGCATTTACCTGGTGCTGCAGATCTCCGGTCTGACGCGACTGGCGACTACCGTGATTGGTGGGACCGGGCTGATTGGTTTGATCATCGGGATCGCCTTCCGGGACATTGCAGAAAACTTCCTGGCCAGTATTCTGATCAGCATGCAGAATCCGTTTCGCTATGGTGATCTCATCGAGGTCGAAGGGGTTGAGGGCTTTGTTCAACGGGTCAATACCCGCGGTACCCTGCTGATGACGCTGGAAGGCAATCACGTTCAGATTCCGAACTCGATTATCTACAAAAGCAAGATTGAGAACTTCACCTCGAATCCCAAAGTCCGGCTCGACTTCCTCATCGGCGTGGGATACGACGTGCCGCTCATCGAAGCGCAGACACTTGCGAAAACGACGCTGGGACAGCACCCGGCTGTACTCGACGATCCTGAACCTCTGGTACTGGTCGAAAACCTGGCAGCCTCGACCGTCAATCTGCGCCTGTATTACTGGATCGACGGACATAAGCACAGCGTGCTCAAAGTCAATTCCGCGTTAATGCGTCAGGTCAAAACGGCGTTTGAAGAACAGGGATTCTCGATGCCCGACGACGCCCGCGAAGTCATCTTCCCGCAGGGAGTACCAGTTCAGATGCAGGATGCGGAACAGGGCCTCCCCATGGAGCCGGCTCCCGCGCGACTGCCTGCCCGACCGCGGCCCGTCAATCTGATGGACGAAGAGACCGTATCGTCGGCAGAAGGAGAACTGACCAACGAATACAACGACATCAAACGCCAGAGCCAGCAGGCCCGCGATCCGGAAGAAGACTCGACCGATCTGTTGGCGGATACGCCTAAGTAG
- a CDS encoding IclR family transcriptional regulator: protein MPATKEASSLGKAFQVLEVLATAAGPRALLEIVQDLGLHKPTVHRILGELVDLGYVSRVEKGVYEITPKLRRLASGELEDRLIEIADPCLRELHTETGETVNLGVLRGTNVRYLRVLESTHPLRRIVEPDSVDPFYSTSLGRAITLQLTDAEWEALINRTRLLARTTETVTDVKQLRKIHQQAQQDGYSVEQDQNDVGVTCIGAPIYQQENIVAAISLSVPTARADAKALKRFIKAVLRTAEQISQKLEFNR, encoded by the coding sequence ATGCCTGCCACTAAAGAAGCCTCTTCGCTGGGCAAAGCATTTCAGGTTCTCGAAGTTTTAGCGACCGCCGCCGGACCTCGAGCACTCTTGGAAATCGTGCAGGATCTGGGGCTGCATAAACCGACCGTGCACCGCATTCTCGGTGAACTCGTTGACTTGGGATATGTGAGTCGCGTCGAAAAAGGCGTCTATGAAATCACTCCCAAACTCAGAAGGCTCGCCTCCGGCGAACTGGAAGATCGTCTGATAGAAATCGCGGACCCCTGTCTGCGGGAGCTGCATACGGAGACGGGAGAGACCGTCAATTTAGGTGTCCTGCGAGGCACCAATGTTCGCTACCTGCGGGTGCTGGAGAGCACACATCCCCTGCGGCGGATCGTGGAGCCGGACAGCGTCGATCCCTTTTACTCGACGTCTCTGGGACGGGCGATCACACTGCAACTCACCGATGCAGAATGGGAAGCGCTGATTAACCGCACCCGTCTGCTGGCACGAACCACAGAAACGGTAACCGATGTCAAACAGCTCCGCAAAATTCATCAGCAGGCCCAGCAGGACGGTTACTCCGTTGAACAGGATCAGAACGATGTCGGCGTAACCTGCATCGGTGCCCCCATCTATCAACAGGAAAACATCGTCGCCGCCATCAGTCTCAGCGTTCCCACCGCCCGCGCCGATGCGAAGGCCTTAAAGCGTTTCATTAAAGCCGTGCTGCGAACGGCCGAACAGATTTCTCAAAAACTCGAATTCAACAGATGA
- a CDS encoding oxidoreductase: protein MKTVLITGASAGFGKLVAEKLLAKGYTVYAAARRVERMQDLEAKGAHVMHMDVTDNESVKAGVGRVLEEQQRIDVLFNNAGYGSYGTIEDIPLEEIQRQYDVNVFGMGRLIQAVLPQMRQQRSGTIINTSSVVGQISTAVVGWYASTKHAVEAFSDALRMEVKPLGIDVVIIEPGAVKTEFDEVAFGTLDSLDLAEDYKPLVSGFRKYTGGMYAKCPGPEGTANAVIKAIEAKNPKTRYATTMDAKLLPRVKRLLTDKLFDKVVLSQMK, encoded by the coding sequence ATGAAGACAGTCTTGATCACCGGTGCTTCTGCCGGATTTGGAAAACTGGTTGCTGAGAAACTGCTGGCGAAAGGCTATACCGTTTACGCAGCAGCACGGCGGGTCGAGCGGATGCAGGACCTGGAAGCCAAAGGCGCCCATGTGATGCATATGGATGTGACCGATAACGAATCCGTCAAAGCGGGAGTGGGGCGCGTTCTGGAGGAACAACAGCGAATCGATGTGCTGTTTAACAACGCGGGCTACGGTTCGTACGGTACAATTGAAGACATCCCCCTGGAAGAAATTCAGCGTCAGTATGATGTCAATGTCTTCGGCATGGGACGCTTAATCCAGGCGGTACTGCCCCAGATGCGTCAGCAACGCTCGGGAACCATTATTAATACCTCGTCAGTAGTCGGCCAGATTTCAACAGCCGTAGTAGGCTGGTACGCTTCGACCAAGCATGCCGTCGAAGCTTTTTCAGATGCCCTGCGGATGGAGGTCAAGCCGCTGGGAATTGACGTGGTCATCATCGAGCCGGGCGCCGTCAAAACTGAATTCGACGAAGTCGCCTTCGGCACTCTCGACAGCCTGGATCTCGCGGAAGATTATAAGCCTTTAGTCTCCGGCTTCCGTAAATATACCGGCGGGATGTATGCCAAGTGCCCGGGTCCGGAAGGGACAGCGAACGCCGTAATCAAAGCGATCGAGGCCAAAAACCCCAAGACCCGCTACGCAACGACCATGGACGCCAAGCTGCTGCCCCGCGTGAAGCGACTGCTGACGGACAAGCTGTTCGATAAGGTTGTATTGAGTCAGATGAAATAG
- a CDS encoding sulfatase-like hydrolase/transferase yields the protein MPRLIELRIQALLYCLLLILGGFTFCRTSLAEDSRRPNIVMIISDDQTYRDFGFMGNRQIKTPQIDQLAAQSARFVNGYLPTSVCSPSLATLLTGLYPHQSGIHYNHPPPGNSAFNRMTSRKEYEQTRSPAFQLIQSVDTLPRLLAAHGYRCLQTGKFWEGHYRNAGFTEGMTIFEPVPGQTFGGNRKLANGTLAAHGNGDWGLKIGRETMQPIYDFVKDCEKESTPWLVWYAPYLPHQPHDSPQKYFDLYRDQPGVKKNEIAYYASCTEFDDTVGDLVRFVEKEANVKNTLFLFVIDNGWTPGERPMQPRENYHHTKASKRSPFEDGLRSPILIRWDGVTQPATLTELVSSIDVVPTLLNAAGLKKEAQRLPGVNLLPAAEGKEALPADRAVYGAIFPGDASSLKHPERDVAHRWVRQGNLKLITSHNANAQGKTWNNYTRGDVLYDVVKDPGETNNLIDDPQFKVPQQTLRELLNQWWNPES from the coding sequence ATGCCACGTTTGATCGAATTGAGAATTCAGGCACTTCTGTACTGCCTGCTGCTGATCCTCGGCGGCTTCACTTTCTGCCGGACATCGCTGGCGGAAGACTCCCGACGCCCGAATATTGTGATGATCATTTCCGACGATCAGACCTATCGCGATTTCGGGTTCATGGGAAACAGGCAGATCAAAACGCCCCAGATTGACCAGTTGGCGGCCCAGTCGGCCCGGTTTGTCAACGGCTATCTGCCGACGAGCGTCTGCAGTCCGTCACTGGCGACATTGCTGACCGGCCTCTATCCGCACCAGAGCGGCATTCATTATAATCACCCTCCGCCAGGCAATAGTGCCTTCAACCGGATGACCTCCCGCAAGGAGTACGAGCAGACCCGCAGCCCCGCTTTTCAATTGATTCAATCCGTCGATACACTACCGCGGCTGCTCGCGGCCCACGGCTATCGTTGCCTGCAGACCGGGAAGTTCTGGGAAGGCCATTACCGCAATGCCGGGTTTACGGAGGGGATGACGATTTTCGAACCGGTACCGGGGCAGACGTTTGGCGGGAATCGCAAGCTGGCGAACGGCACCCTCGCGGCCCACGGTAATGGAGACTGGGGACTCAAGATCGGTCGCGAGACGATGCAGCCGATCTATGATTTTGTGAAAGACTGCGAAAAAGAATCCACCCCCTGGCTGGTCTGGTACGCCCCGTACCTGCCGCATCAGCCCCACGATTCTCCTCAGAAGTATTTCGATCTCTATCGCGATCAACCGGGCGTGAAGAAAAACGAAATCGCCTACTATGCCAGCTGCACGGAGTTCGATGATACGGTCGGAGACTTAGTCCGCTTCGTCGAAAAAGAAGCGAACGTCAAAAACACGTTGTTTCTGTTCGTGATCGACAACGGCTGGACTCCCGGTGAGCGACCGATGCAGCCACGAGAAAATTATCACCACACGAAAGCCAGCAAACGATCTCCGTTTGAAGACGGACTGCGCTCGCCGATCCTGATCCGCTGGGATGGCGTGACCCAACCTGCGACGCTCACAGAACTGGTCAGCAGCATTGATGTGGTACCAACACTGCTCAACGCGGCCGGCCTTAAAAAAGAGGCACAACGACTGCCCGGCGTGAACCTGTTGCCGGCTGCGGAAGGCAAAGAAGCGTTACCAGCTGACCGCGCCGTGTATGGGGCGATTTTTCCAGGCGATGCGAGTTCCTTAAAGCATCCGGAGCGGGATGTCGCCCATCGCTGGGTGCGCCAGGGGAATCTCAAGCTCATCACGTCACACAACGCGAACGCACAGGGGAAAACCTGGAACAATTACACGCGAGGCGATGTGCTGTATGATGTGGTCAAAGATCCGGGTGAAACCAATAACCTGATTGACGATCCCCAATTCAAAGTCCCGCAGCAAACATTACGCGAGCTGCTGAACCAGTGGTGGAATCCGGAATCGTAA